The sequence GTTCTCCTTCCTGATGACCGAGGCACTACTGGTGTTTTCTCCTGAGAGTTCGCTGCTGCGCTCCCTCTCACGGAAGGGCCGAGCACGCTGCCACTGGgtgctgcagctgctggccctgcTGTGTGCACTGCTGGGCCTCGGCCTTGTCATCCTCCACAAAGAGCAGCTTGGCAAAGCCCACCTGGCTACGCGGCATGGGCAGGCAGGGCTGCTGGCTGTGCTGTGGGCAGGGCTACAATGCTCAGGTGGGGTGGGGCTGCTCTACCCCAAGCTGCTGCCCCGATGGCCCCTGGCGAAGCTCAAGCTATACCATGCTACTTCTGGGCTGGTGGGCTACCTGCTGGGTAGTGCCAGCCTCTTGCTGGGCATGTGCTCACTCTGGTTCACTGCTTCTGTCACTGGTGCAGTCTGGTACCTGGCTGCACTATGCCCTGTCCTCACCAGCTTGGTCATTATGAACCAGGTGAGCAATGCCTACCTATACCGCAAGAGGATCCAACCATGAGCTCTTCCCAGCCTAGGGGAAGCCTGGATTTGCCCCTCCCTGTAGGAGCTGGGGCTAGggacctcttgaactctctcAGCTGAGTCAGGGGACACCTCAGGCACTGGGACAGTTGGGCATTTGGAGGCCCATATGTGAATTCCTGCTCCTCATGCTGGAGTGCCTCCcatttccttcccctctctccatCATCCCAGAGGAACTTATGCATCATGTGTCTGGATGAAGCTAGGTCTGCAAGACTGTCTCCCCTGCAAGGCAGCTCATACTTGTACTGTATGTCTAGAAATTTcaggagagaaaaaagtaaaaatttttataaaaatgactgaaaagaTTGATGAGAGAAGCAGCCCAGAGTTGGGGATGGTTCTTGTTAATGCCATCAGCATGGGAAAATGGGCAGCTGGGCAAGATGGGGACCCCTCCGATCCCTGGCTGTTCCCTATGGGGCTGAAGCTCTCCCAGCACACAAATCCCCAGGATCTAGCTGCTGAGCCTCCGAGGCCACTCTGGGCCCTGGCAGGCCCTAGAGCTGCAGCTGTGAATGGTACAGCTGTGTGTCCTTTCTGTCCCCCGGCTGTCCACTGTGCTGGAGTCTCCAGACTGTGAGGGTTAGATACATACAATAACAGGATGGGAGCTGGGGCTGAGTTGTCTCTAGAGGTGGCAAGCACTGAACATTCTGTCTTAGAGGTAAACCATGGATAAGAACAGCGCCTTATGATGGAGAGGCCCTTATTATCAGATCTAGGCAGGGACAGAAGGCCTCCCAGATAGGGGTtcgaagggaaagaaaaaaggagtaagAGTCTGAGGCAATAGCTCTTGGAAGGTTACTTGGCAGTGTGcatgtggtggtggcggtggtggggAGCTGGGGCAATGGGCTTCTCTATCCAGGTGGAGTTACCATGGAGACAATCAAGTCCCTGTCTAACTTTGCAGTTGAACGTGATGAAGGGGCTGCACAAGGTGGCCTGACAAGAGCCCAGGAGTCATTCGTCAGAGAACTGCTTTATTGATACTGCGAGCCTGGGCTTGGCTGCCCACTCAAAGTGGTCCTGTAGAAAATACCTGGGAGCCGAAGCTGTTCTGGTCCAGAAGCAGTCACGGCCACAGCAGAGGGAAACAAATCCTGACAGGAACAGTCTTTCTGTGGATGGGCAGGGATGTGCAGCCCCAGGTCGGCTCCTGCATTTGCTGGGCCCCCAGAACATTTTTGGCAAATCCTTGCCTTGGCTCAGGGCTCTCGGCAACCAGTGTCAGATGTGAGGGCCAGCCCAGGAGCTGTGGCATCAGTGTCCCTGCAGCCACTTGCTTGGGGCTGCCAGCTGATGTACATTCTTACCTCAGATGAGGACCTGGACTGGCCGATGCCTCAGAGGCTCCAGGCCTGGCATAGTGGTTGTCTGGAGTTGGAACCAGGTAGCAAGAGTCCTGGGTAGTGTTGGCGAGAAACAGCAGAAGGCCATAGAAAGCCCCAGCAggccttcttccctctcctcagAGCAGTCAGGTGCCCTGGAGTAGCTGAGAGGATGTCAAGGGGGGCTCaggaggggaggtgccacactcaAGGTGGTCTGGAGTTACAGCGTCGAGGGAGCTGCCTCGAAGGTGATTAGACTGGATTCTGGGGCAGCCCCCTTCCCTGGGGGTGTAGGAGCTTTGTCTGAGGGCAGGGGGCTGTCTACCTTGGCCCCAGACTCCTCTTCATCATCATCCATGCTGGGCCAGACGGACTGGTCCTCCACTCTCTTCAGCCGCTCATTGAGTGCCTTCAGGGCCAGTTGCCTGGGGCCAGAGGAGAGAGGACAGGTCACTCTGGGTTTGGCGTTGGGTCATGCTCTCTGCCCTTCTGCAGCAGGCTGACTCCTCACCGTACCACCTAGACTCCTCCCCCAGAATCCCATGTTTCCCCTTCACCATGCAGAGCCTGGGACTCCCCAGAGATTGGTTTAGGACCCACTCTGCCATCAGAATGATAACCCAAAGGCTCTAAGAGTCTTCCCTCCATAGCTGAGGCACCTCCAGGGTGAGAAGGTCAGCTGGGTGTCTGTCAGACTGCCCACCAGGCCAGCCACCAGGAATGGTTCTGAGGGAGGTATCTAAGGGTGGGTGGAACTAGTGCCCTAGGGCAGATGGGTGGAACGGCAAGTTTTGGAGTTTCCAGGAGTTTCTGCCTGGGTGCGGGCATCACATCCAAGGGAAGGGTTATTAATTCTCCCCGTCTCCTGGTTAGGGGTATCTTGACCCTCCTGCCAAGGGTCAATGGGGAAGGCTGGAACTCAACACCTCCCTTGGCGCTCAGCCCAGGAAGCAGGGCCAACCTGGGTAAGTCTACCCATCCTAACTGACGCTAATATTCTCCCTCTCAGAAGAACCCCCAAAGCCACCAAGGCCCTTGTTAGAGCAGGGACTTTGAGGAGCCCTTgcaagaggagaaggagaagcagccCACATGGGTAGGCACAGGCCAGAGCCTACTGCTTCCACAGGGTGTATCCTTAGGGGCCCCACTTTGAGGGCAGGTGGGAAAGTCCAACAGAAGAAGGTTTACACATGTGCTTGGGACCCTGGCTGACCAGAAGGTGGAGTGCCACAGCTGCCAGGGAACCGTTTCAACAGTGACCACTGTGGACTcctatgcctcagcctctctgtgcCACCAATGTGGGGACAGCTCGTGTAGCCTTTCAGGTTCCAGCTGAGAACCAAAATCTACACCATGCCAGGGAACATGACAAGAGAGGCAACAAGGACACAGGTGTAGAAAGCCCTATCACACTTCCACCCTGCCCGTCAATCTCACATGTGACAAGTTGGCATAGACAGGACAGTCCTTCCCTGCTGCTACCCAGGCTCCCATCCTGGTGATGCCCTTGCCAGTTCCATCTAAAGCCTGCCAAGGCAGAGAGCGAGTGTCACACTAGTCACTTCCTCACAAGGACCAGAGAGACAGGAaaccctgcctccctctcctggtAGCCCTTTGGAGTAGGGCGTGGCCATGCAGTCAGACGTCAAAGTGGCTGGAGGAATAATCCCCAC is a genomic window of Macaca mulatta isolate MMU2019108-1 chromosome 2, T2T-MMU8v2.0, whole genome shotgun sequence containing:
- the CYB561D2 gene encoding transmembrane reductase CYB561D2 isoform X2; protein product: MTEALLVFSPESSLLRSLSRKGRARCHWVLQLLALLCALLGLGLVILHKEQLGKAHLATRHGQAGLLAVLWAGLQCSGGVGLLYPKLLPRWPLAKLKLYHATSGLVGYLLGSASLLLGMCSLWFTASVTGAVWYLAALCPVLTSLVIMNQVSNAYLYRKRIQP
- the CYB561D2 gene encoding transmembrane reductase CYB561D2 isoform X1 gives rise to the protein MALSAETESHIYRALRTASGAAAHLVALGFTIFVAVLARPGSSLFSWHPVLMSLAFSFLMTEALLVFSPESSLLRSLSRKGRARCHWVLQLLALLCALLGLGLVILHKEQLGKAHLATRHGQAGLLAVLWAGLQCSGGVGLLYPKLLPRWPLAKLKLYHATSGLVGYLLGSASLLLGMCSLWFTASVTGAVWYLAALCPVLTSLVIMNQVSNAYLYRKRIQP